The following are encoded together in the Pungitius pungitius chromosome 7, fPunPun2.1, whole genome shotgun sequence genome:
- the pycr3 gene encoding pyrroline-5-carboxylate reductase 3 isoform X2, whose translation MDPEIDSQLKIGFIGAGNMAFGIAKGILSGNVLSVNVKVSAPSSRNLGRFQELGVTVTHSNTEVVCGSDVVFVAVKPHLVAPVLNEISVHVTDRHIIVSVAAGVTLATLEELLPSNSVAIRLMPNLPCLVQEGALLFSRGSHAKQEDAALICSLLHHCGLVEEGPEAWIDIHTGLSGSGVAFVYLFAEALAEGAVKMGMPSALAHSIASQTVLGAGRLLRESGKHPAQLRAEVCTPGGTTIYGLHTLEQGGVRASTMSAVEAATERARELGQKSAAGSRK comes from the exons ATGGACCCTGAGATAGACTCTCAGCTGAAGATTGGTTTCATCGGTGCAGGGAACATGGCTTTTGGCATCGCAAAGGGCATCTTGTCTG GAAATGTTCTTTCTGTAAACGTCAAAGTGAGCGCACCCTCCTCCAGGAACCTGGGCCGCTTTCAG GAGCTCGGGGTTACCGTCACTCACTCCAACACAGAGGTGGTGTGTGGGTCAGACGTGGTCTTTGTGGCGGTCAAGCCTCACCTGGTTGCACCAGTTCTCAATGAGATCTCAGTGCACGTAACTGACCGACACATTATTGTGTCTGTTGCAGCAGGCGTTACACTGGCAACATTGGAGGAG CTCCTGCCGTCAAATTCAGTGGCCATCAGGCTGATGCCAAACCTCCCATGTTTGGTTCAGGAGGGGGCTCTCCTGTTTTCACGGGGATCCCATGCAAAGCAGGAGGATGCAGCTCTGATTTGCTCTCTGCTGCACCACTGCGGTTTGGTGGAGGAGGGGCCCGAGGCCTGGATTGACATCCACACTGGACTGAGCGGGAGCGGTGTCGCTTTT GTTTATCTCTTTGCTGAAGCGCTAGCAGAAGGAGCTGTTAAAATGGGTATGCCAAGTGCTCTGGCACACAGCATCGCATCCCAAACTGTCCTG GGTGCTGGGAGATTGTTACGAGAGTCTGGGAAGCATCCAGCTCAGCTCCGCGCTGAGGTCTGCACCCCAGGGGGGACAACCATCTACGGGCTGCACACCCTGGAACAGGGTGGTGTGAGGGCGTCCACCATGAGCGCTGTGGAAGCTGCCACAGAGAGAGCCAGGGAGCTGGGCCAAAAGTCAGCAGCAGGATCCAGGAAATGA
- the pycr3 gene encoding pyrroline-5-carboxylate reductase 3 isoform X1 — translation MDESGIKKQNWDVKETELFLEILKELDMKKCLDGRKVRNNKLFKVAHRRMTAAGYHRSVDQLKFRWKLLKSAYYKCKREPESPAPTKIQGWWRYEETMVAIMESRHPLLAEGVHCDRNDEVAEDSDGDSSMPHWPQPCPDKSTQNLGLIIKMDPEIDSQLKIGFIGAGNMAFGIAKGILSGNVLSVNVKVSAPSSRNLGRFQELGVTVTHSNTEVVCGSDVVFVAVKPHLVAPVLNEISVHVTDRHIIVSVAAGVTLATLEELLPSNSVAIRLMPNLPCLVQEGALLFSRGSHAKQEDAALICSLLHHCGLVEEGPEAWIDIHTGLSGSGVAFVYLFAEALAEGAVKMGMPSALAHSIASQTVLGAGRLLRESGKHPAQLRAEVCTPGGTTIYGLHTLEQGGVRASTMSAVEAATERARELGQKSAAGSRK, via the exons ATGGACGAGTCTGGTATCAAGAAGCAGAACTGGGACGTGAAGGAGACAGAGTTATTTTTAGAAATCCTCAAGGAGCTGGACATGAAGAAATGCTTAGACGGCAGGAAAGTGAGAAACAACAAGCTCTTCAAGGTGGCACACCGGAGAATGACAGCCGCCGGTTATCACAGATCTGTGGACCAACTGAAGTTTCGCTGGAAACTTCTCAAAAGTGCGTATTACAAGTGTAAAAGAGAACCCGAATCTCCGGCGCCGACCAAAATACAGGGCTGGTGGCGTTACGAGGAGACCATGGTCGCTATCATGGAGTCCAGACACCCACTGCTGGCGGAAGGAGTCCACTGTGACAGGAATGACGAAGTGGCGGAAGACTCGGACGGAGACTCATCGATGCCGCACTGGCCGCAGCCATGCCCGGACAAGTCCACCCAGAACCTGGGGCTTATT ATCAAAATGGACCCTGAGATAGACTCTCAGCTGAAGATTGGTTTCATCGGTGCAGGGAACATGGCTTTTGGCATCGCAAAGGGCATCTTGTCTG GAAATGTTCTTTCTGTAAACGTCAAAGTGAGCGCACCCTCCTCCAGGAACCTGGGCCGCTTTCAG GAGCTCGGGGTTACCGTCACTCACTCCAACACAGAGGTGGTGTGTGGGTCAGACGTGGTCTTTGTGGCGGTCAAGCCTCACCTGGTTGCACCAGTTCTCAATGAGATCTCAGTGCACGTAACTGACCGACACATTATTGTGTCTGTTGCAGCAGGCGTTACACTGGCAACATTGGAGGAG CTCCTGCCGTCAAATTCAGTGGCCATCAGGCTGATGCCAAACCTCCCATGTTTGGTTCAGGAGGGGGCTCTCCTGTTTTCACGGGGATCCCATGCAAAGCAGGAGGATGCAGCTCTGATTTGCTCTCTGCTGCACCACTGCGGTTTGGTGGAGGAGGGGCCCGAGGCCTGGATTGACATCCACACTGGACTGAGCGGGAGCGGTGTCGCTTTT GTTTATCTCTTTGCTGAAGCGCTAGCAGAAGGAGCTGTTAAAATGGGTATGCCAAGTGCTCTGGCACACAGCATCGCATCCCAAACTGTCCTG GGTGCTGGGAGATTGTTACGAGAGTCTGGGAAGCATCCAGCTCAGCTCCGCGCTGAGGTCTGCACCCCAGGGGGGACAACCATCTACGGGCTGCACACCCTGGAACAGGGTGGTGTGAGGGCGTCCACCATGAGCGCTGTGGAAGCTGCCACAGAGAGAGCCAGGGAGCTGGGCCAAAAGTCAGCAGCAGGATCCAGGAAATGA
- the bmb gene encoding protein brambleberry, giving the protein MAHLPIHHLYFLLMCMLACQCPAVNGLFEWLKGKETPPAAATQPPAAPAAEVPTLLAKDARFEMKTVDEGFLAESKQIELSPLDSCHYRVVAQLKASCESLPEEQLAKLGVVLFNCQAETEGRHTYPCTEQMTIKECTADMDPDTWNAYHIVSNRARSVCYATRQQLFRRRAEQTVNALITTATSQLAAMTHLKEGQLELKELTASSLDKLLDGHSALQAQQGKLYEGQGQMESSLKDNLERLGQEKALIASGQQLVAQLIQSITKRMENVSEHLQTQGSEVQDSHKAIVRDLADVRHQAQDIHQKIDHSMSEFLQYQDQTSQYYADLMSKLERMNHTLGATLHFLDNMQSRIEQRLHMIQGYLSWAGLSLTAMWTCVAHTGYFVMCAALLTFLRCSAFSRAMLLLSVPLNAVAEVNQQPALDLPGLSLLLLLLSLGHWFVSLLCKCIQIRGKRASPLSLAPSDTVKPLKDSFPQSSTPQKDDNDCFAEQDDLSIQDSFISGNLGISAVSPRHRNPVPESRFMAIVGSSNHSTPRTVNSAGSKSNALVANILPRNLGGIFEAVNSSQDFANDSRSASPTPSLVSNSSLSARQLCNGVTKTGKACKKRAVPGQEYCRFHEGGHTSYVVK; this is encoded by the exons ATGGCCCATCTCCCGATCCACCACCTGTACTTCCTGCTGATGTGCATGCTGGCCTGCCAGTGTCCTGCAGTCAACGGGTTGTTTGAGTGGCTGAAAGGAAAGGAGACGCCTCCAGCAGCCGCAACGCAACCGCCAGCAGCACCGGCAGCAGAAGTCCCGACACTTCTAGCTAAGGATGCCCGGTTTGAGATGAAGACCGTCGACGAGGGTTTTTTGGCCGAGTCAAAGCAGATAGAGCTGAGCCCATTAGACAGCTGTCATTACAGG GTGGTCGCCCAGCTGAAGGCGAGTTGTGAAAGCCTCCCAGAGGAGCAGCTCGCGAAGCTCGGAGTCGTACTGTTCAACTGCCAGGCCGAGACCGAGGGGCGCCACACCTACCCGTGTACGGAGCAAATG ACCATCAAGGAGTGCACGGCCGACATGGACCCAGACACGTGGAATGCCTACCACATAGTGAGCAACAGGGCGCGCTCGGTCTGCTACGCGACgcggcagcagctcttccggcGGCGGGCGGAGCAAACTGTGAACGCTCTcatcaccacggcaacgagCCAACTGGCAGCAATGACACACCTGAAG GAGGGCCAGCtggagctgaaggagctgaCCGCATCCTCCCTGGACAAGCTGCTGGACGGTCACAGCGCCCTGCAGGCCCAGCAGGGGAAGCTGTACGAGGGCCAGGGCCAAATGGAGAGTTCTCTGAAGGACAACCTGGAGCGCCTGGGCCAGGAGAAAGCCCTGATCGCCTCTGGACAGCAACTGGTAGCGCAGCTCATTCAGAGCATTACAAAGAGAATGG AGAATGTGAGTGAACATCTGCAGACCCAAGGGTCCGAGGTGCAGGACAGCCACAAGGCAATTGTAAGGGACCTCGCAGATGTCCGACACCAAGCTCAGGACATCCACCAAAAAATCG ACCACAGTATGTCAGAGTTTCTGCAGTACCAGGATCAGACCTCGCAGTACTACGCTGACCTGATGAGTAAACTGGAGCGCATGAACCACACCCTGGGGGCCACGCTGCACTTCTTGGACAACATGCAGAGCCGCATTGAGCAGCGGCTCCACATGATCCAGGGCTACCTTAGCTGGGCAG GTTTGAGCCTCACTGCCATGTGGACCTGCGTGGCACACACGGGCTACTTTGTCATGTGTGCGGCCCTGCTGACGTTCCTGCGTTGCTCCGCTTTCTCTCGAGCCATGCTGCTGCTCAGCGTGCCTCTTAATGCAGTGGCGGAAGTCAACCAGCAGCCGGCGCTGGATCTCCCCGGactcagcctgctgctgctcctcctctctctgg GTCACTGGTTTGTGAGTCTGTTGTGCAAATGCATCCAGATCAGAGGAAAGCGGGCCTCCCCGTTGTCACTGGCCCCGAGTGACACAGTGAAGCCACTAAAGGACTCGTTTCCGCAGTCCTCTACGCCGCAGAA GGACGACAATGATTGCTTTGCAGAGCAGGATGACCTTTCGATTCAAGACAGCTTTATATCAG GTAACCTCGGGATCTCTGCAGTGTCTCCCCGTCACAGGAATCCAGTGCCAGAGTCCAGGTTCATGGCGATAGTCGGCAGCTCGAATCACTCCACTCCCCGGACAGTTAATTCTGCGGGGAGCAAATCTAAC GCTCTGGTTGCTAATATCCTCCCGAGAAACCTCGGCGGTATTTTTGAGGCTGTGAACAGCTCTCAGGATTTTGCAAATGACTCTCGAAGTGCAAGCCCGACCCCGTCGCTAGTCAGCAACAG CTCTCTATCAGCCCGTCAGCTGTGCAATGGGGTCACGAAAACCGGGAAGGCGTGTAAGAAGAGAGCAGTGCCAGGACAGGAGTACTGCAGATTCCACGAAGGGGGGCACACCTCCTATGTTGTCaaatga
- the LOC119217265 gene encoding GDP-L-fucose synthase-like, with the protein MSCQGDQTAALRVLVTGGSGLVGRAIQHVVKEEEGGGKEGEEWIFLSSKDANLMSMEETRAVFEKFRPTHVIHLAAMVGGLFKNIKYNLDFWRNNIYINDNVLQAAHEFSVVKVVSCLSTCIFPDKTKYPIDETMIHNGPPHESNFGYAYAKRMIDVHNRAYFKQHGCCYTAVIPTNVFGPHDNFSIEDGHVLPGLIHKAYIAQKEGKPLVVWGSGTPRRQFIYSLDLARLFLWVLREYPEVDPIILSVGEEDEVSIKEAAEAVVQALDFKGEVVFDTSKSDGQFKKTASNEKLRRYKPDFTFTPFKQALKETCDWFVANYELSRK; encoded by the exons AAAGAGGAGGAAGGCGGGGGCAAGGAGGGGGAAGAGTGGATTTTTCTGTCCTCCAAAGATGCCAATCTAAT GAGCATGGAGGAGACAAGGGCAGTGTTTGAGAAATTCCGGCCAACCCACGTCATTCACCTGGCTGCTATGGTTGGGGGGCTTTTCAAGAACATAAAATACAACCTGGACTTTTGG AGAAACAATATCTACATCAATGACAACGTGCTGCAGGCTGCCCATGAATTTTCCGTGGTCAAAGTTGTTTCCTGCCTGTCCACCTGCATCTTTCCTGATAAGACCAAATACCCCATTGATGAGACAATG ATCCATAATGGTCCACCTCATGAGTCAAACTTCGGTTATGCCTATGCAAAGCGAATGATTGACGTCCATAACAG ggCATATTTCAAGCAGCATGGGTGTTGCTATACAGCGGTAATTCCCACTAATGTGTTTGGTCCCCATGACAACTTCAGCATTGAAGATGGTCATGTGCTGCCAGGCCTCATACACAAAGCGTACATTGCTCAAA AGGAGGGTAAGCCCCTGGTGGTCTGGGGATCCGGCACTCCCAGAAGGCAGTTCATCTACTCTCTGGACCTGGCTCGTCTCTTTCTGTGGGTCTTGAGAGAGTATCCAGAGGTCGATCCAATCATTCTTTCTG ttggagaggaggatgaagtgTCCAtcaaagaagcagcagaagcagtTGTGCAAGCACTGGACTTTAAAGGAGAGGTGGTG TTTGATACCAGTAAATCTGACGGCCAGTTCAAAAAGACAGCCAGCAATGAAAAGTTGCGCCGCTACAAGCCGGACTTCACCTTCACACCCTTCAAACAAG CTTTGAAGGAAACCTGCGATTGGTTTGTGGCCAACTATGAATTGTCCCGGAAGTGA